A genome region from Macrobrachium rosenbergii isolate ZJJX-2024 chromosome 42, ASM4041242v1, whole genome shotgun sequence includes the following:
- the LOC136828236 gene encoding low-density lipoprotein receptor-related protein 2-like: MEPYIINPDFTEVMLGPYKTLCQLREGLESGSSILFQNSKYDVFRKKIRNLFIVTKRNETLEKISTLDLGLTYTTICLITIGNVEVPDKLLSQLTPLGVKLTPPPLCHWSVDSHYDLKNLAPSIKKIINDGGCSCPGESGPVGPCIEEGGKCTKDDDCGKPTQICDKGVCKKQDCFQPDIFEPTPDTDYDFYSSFYEDPIDNSPYNFGNTYYHSYDYYAKEYDDIFYDDAFYTDFEASINQIRKSREPDESKSIAKPVINESESMPFASGKIKTVAGSLLKQLTNRDVLDKFQKSFSECCARNYFQCSGIPTMCLLDYSVCDGTPDCPLKDDESEEACAKRVCGEGWFKCQSGGCIQIKHTCDGIKDCADGSDEYCQQQPDCPPYRQHFCASGECISHYSICDGTLNCRNGEDELACKCSNFRCKSGECISNYNVCDNVNNCFDGSDEDCLNLQCPAVHSFRCNNGQCISKDDVCDGFSHCSDDSDEKLEICSPQECYFCPSGKCISKTKLCNGYNDCEDGKDESDCKDYKCSKGQFKCHSGECLGMKVLCNGREECVDGSDESSCGVIDCPDSRPLKCSSGECISPGDVCNGVFNCVDKSDESKCLALPCPSIYAEKCNSGECPYAFYKDNEYKCDGIQDCTDGSDELNCGAQCKFTCKTGDCLSSWGEACDGYRDCPDGSDEEDCDGATCFSKKYFRCNSGECMYYPRCDGVTDCRDGSDELNCEAYPCRKKYFKCNSGECISYGFRCSKYTVDCKDGSDEKGCKKKCWDKAIHCKSGECKDKYKFCDGYAQCFDGSDEKSCSDLKCPFYRPFKCGSGECRRAFYRCDGFTNCADGSDEANCAEFTCPPARPFSCKNGICITYYQVCNGYDDCGDGSDEVDCSSFKCPKSTFQCKNGKCTSYYTVCNGLDDCGDNSDEMNCSTVKCPESSFQCKSGRCLPLKLVCNIVEDCPDGDDEANCKNKPK; this comes from the exons ATGGAACCGTATATCATTAATCCTGATTTCACTGAAGTGATGCTGGGGCCTTACAAGACTCTGTGCCAACTCAGAGAAGGGCTTGAGTCaggatcaagcattcttttccaaaactcCAAATACGATGTATTCAGAAAGAAGATTAGAAATCTGT TTATAGTgactaaaagaaatgaaacactggaAAAGATCAGCACGCTGGACCTGGGGCTAACTTATACGACCATCTGCCTCATTACCATTGGAAATGTTGAGGTTCCTGATAAACTGCTTAGTCAGCTGACTCCCCTTGGAGTGAAATTAACACCGCCACCACTATGTCACTGGTCTGTGGACTCCCATTACGACCTAAAGAATCTCGCACCGAGTATCAAAAAGATCATTAATGATg GAGGCTGTTCATGTCCAGGGGAATCTGGCCCTGTTGGTCCTTGTATAG AGGAAGGTGGCAAGTGCACAAAGGATGATGATTGTGGAAAGCCAACACAGATTTGTGACAAAGGAGTCTGCAAGAAACAAGACTGTTTCCAACCGGACATTTTTGAACCTACGCCTGATACGGACTATGATTTTTACTCATCTTTTTACGAAGACCCAATTGACAACAGTCCTTATAATTTTGGTAATACCTATTACCATAGCTATGATTATTATGCAAAGGAGTACGATGATATCTTTTACGACGATGCTTTTTATACCGATTTTGAAGCTTCgataaatcaaataagaaaatccAGGGAACCTGATGAATCCAAAAGCATAGCAAAACCCGTTATAAATGAGTCAGAGTCTATGCCATTTGCAAGTGGTAAAATCAAGACAGTGGCTGGCTCTTTGCTGAAGCAGTTGACCAACAGAGATGTTCTTGATAAATTCCAAAAATCATTCTCAG aATGTTGTGCCAGGAACTACTTTCAGTGCTCAGGCATTCCAACAATGTGCCTTCTAGATTACAGCGTCTGTGATGGAACCCCTGACTGTCCTTTGAAAGATGACGAGTCTGAGGAAGCCTGCGCTAAAC GTGTCTGTGGTGAAGGATGGTTCAAGTGTCAGTCGGGGGGATGTATTCAAATAAAACATACGTGTGACGGAATAAAAGACTGTGCAGATGGTTCTGACGAATACTGCCAACAGCAACCTGACTGTCCTCCCTATAGACAGCATTTCTGTGCATCTGGTGAGTGCATTAGTCATTACAGTATATGTGATGGCACTCTCAACTGCAGAAATGGTGAAGATGAGCTAGCCTGCAAATGTTCTAACTTCAGGTGCAAGTCGGGTGAATGTATCAGCAATTACAATGTTTGtgataatgtaaataattgtttTGACGGCTCAGATGAAGATTGCCTCAATCTGCAGTGTCCTGCAGTTCATTCCTTCAGGTGCAACAATGGCCAGTGCATTAGCAAAGATGATGTCTGTGATGGGTTCAGTCACTGCTCTGATGACTCTGATGAAAAGCTTGAAATTTGTTCACCTCAGGAATGCTACTTCTGCCCTTCCGGTAAATGTATAAGTAAGACAAAATTATGTAACGGATATAATGATTGTGAGGATGGAAAAGATGAGTCTGACTGCAAAGACTATAAATGTAGCAAGGGACAGTTCAAGTGCCATTCAGGGGAATGTCTTGGCATGAAGGTTTTATGCAATGGTAGAGAGGAATGCGTCGACGGGAGCGATGAAAGCTCTTGTGGCGTTATTGACTGCCCTGACTCTAGGCCTCTTAAATGCTCTTCAGGGGAATGCATTTCACCTGGAGATGTATGCAATGGAGTTTTCAACTGTGTTGACAAGAGTGATGAAAGTAAGTGCTTGGCTTTGCCTTGCCCATCAATTTATGCAGAGAAATGCAACTCTGGAGAATGCCCATATGCATTTTACAAAGACAATGAGTATAAGTGTGATGGCATTCAAGATTGTACGGATGGCAGTGATGAACTGAACTGTGGGGCACAATGCAAATTTACATGTAAAACAGGGGATTGTTTGTCATCTTGGGGAGAGGCATGTGATGGATATCGTGACTGCCCTGATGGTAGTGATGAGGAAGACTGTGATGGAGCTACCTGTTTTTCCAAAAAATACTTCCGTTGCAATTCTGGTGAGTGCATGTACTACCCTCGGTGTGATGGGGTAACTGACTGCCGCGATGGCAGCGATGAATTAAACTGTGAGGCTTACCCTTGCAGAAAGAAATACTTCAAGTGCAACTCAGGAGAGTGCATCAGTTATGGCTTTCGCTGTAGTAAGTACACTGTGGATTGTAAAGATGGCAGTGATGAAAAAGGATGCAAGAAAAAGTGCTGGGATAAAGCCATTCACTGCAAGTCAGGAGAATGCAAGGACAAGTATAAATTCTGCGACGGTTATGCTCAGTGCTTTGACGGAAGTGATGAAAAAAGCTGCTCGGACCTCAAGTGCCCCTTTTACCGTCCATTCAAGTGTGGGTCGGGGGAGTGTCGCAGAGCCTTCTATCGCTGTGATGGATTCACCAACTGTGCTGACGGAAGTGATGAGGCAAACTGCGCTGAATTTACTTGCCCTCCTGCAAGACCCTTTTCTTGCAAAAATGGCATCTGCATCACTTACTACCAAGTTTGCAACGGTTATGACGACTGTGGTGATGGTAGCGACGAGGTGGACTGCAGTAGTTTTAAATGTCCAAAATCAACATTCCAGTGTAAGAATGGAAAGTGCACATCTTATTACACTGTTTGCAATGGTTTGGATGACTGTGGTGACAACAGTGATGAGATGAATTGTAGTACTGTAAAATGTCCAGAATCTTCTTTCCAGTGTAAGTCTGGAAGGTGTCTTCCTCTCAAGTTGGTCTGTAATATTGTTGAAGACTGCCCTGATGGAGATGATGAGGCCAATtgcaaaaacaaaccaaaatag